The following proteins are encoded in a genomic region of Acidimicrobiales bacterium:
- a CDS encoding AI-2E family transporter codes for MADPMPTERLRITARSLVVAVAMLGATLTVLRMIAASQRVIGWMLVAAAAAGLLQPLVARLDRRVPHGIAVAVVFLSALACVGVIGYGTVDGVVRETRHLQDAAPRAAEQLEREGRFAEVAQDIHLTERVRRFVEDAPERLRGGTPADALRAAATRGVAYLATGVLTLFLLLHGARIARGALQQVHDAERRERIEQVAVAVFRRGFGYARGAIAMAALSGLFAYCVASATDVPGPAPLGLWVALWDLVPVVGAVIGGLPIVVLAAATSPTQGLVVLLAFVAYEVLETLVLQRWVERRSVRVGPFLTIAAGVAGLELYGVGGALVGLLAVTLAVALVDELAED; via the coding sequence ATGGCCGACCCGATGCCGACCGAGCGCCTGCGCATCACGGCCCGCTCCTTGGTGGTGGCCGTCGCCATGCTGGGCGCCACCCTCACCGTCCTGCGCATGATCGCCGCTTCCCAGCGGGTGATCGGCTGGATGCTGGTGGCGGCCGCGGCGGCCGGGTTGCTCCAGCCCTTGGTGGCCCGCCTCGACCGCCGGGTGCCGCACGGCATTGCCGTTGCCGTGGTCTTCCTCAGTGCCCTCGCCTGCGTCGGGGTCATCGGCTACGGGACGGTCGACGGCGTGGTGCGTGAGACCCGTCACCTGCAAGACGCCGCCCCCCGCGCTGCCGAACAACTCGAACGCGAGGGCCGCTTCGCCGAGGTGGCCCAGGACATCCACCTCACCGAGCGGGTGCGCCGCTTCGTGGAAGACGCGCCGGAACGGCTGCGTGGCGGCACCCCTGCGGACGCGCTTCGTGCCGCGGCCACCCGCGGCGTTGCCTACCTCGCCACCGGCGTGCTCACGCTGTTCCTGCTTCTCCACGGGGCGCGCATCGCACGAGGCGCCCTGCAGCAGGTGCACGACGCCGAGCGGCGCGAGCGCATCGAGCAGGTGGCTGTGGCGGTGTTCCGCCGGGGCTTCGGCTACGCCCGGGGCGCCATCGCCATGGCGGCGCTCTCGGGGCTGTTCGCCTATTGCGTGGCCTCGGCCACCGACGTGCCGGGCCCCGCACCACTGGGACTGTGGGTCGCCCTGTGGGACCTCGTCCCCGTGGTGGGGGCCGTCATCGGCGGGCTCCCCATCGTCGTGCTGGCCGCGGCCACCTCCCCCACACAAGGGCTCGTCGTGCTGCTTGCCTTCGTCGCCTACGAGGTACTGGAGACGCTCGTCCTGCAGCGGTGGGTGGAGCGACGTTCCGTGCGCGTCGGACCGTTCCTCACCATTGCCGCCGGCGTCGCAGGCCTCGAGTTGTACGGCGTCGGCGGCGCCCTCGTCGGCTTGCTGGCCGTGACGCTGGCCGTCGCCCTCGTCGACGAACTGGCCGAGGACTAA
- a CDS encoding gamma carbonic anhydrase family protein, which produces MPLFSFEGKSPRVHPDAFIAPTATIVGDVEIEAGASVWYGAVLRADYSPVIVRTGANVQDGSVLHGGPGSHTEIGPGATVAHLCVIHSALLGEECLVANGATVLDGARIGARALVAAHSLVSAGQFVPEGFLVAGAPAEVKRPVEGSPAEMWVRMNPPAYAELAQRHLRGITRID; this is translated from the coding sequence ATGCCGCTCTTCTCCTTCGAGGGCAAGTCGCCTCGCGTCCACCCGGATGCCTTCATCGCTCCCACGGCCACCATTGTGGGCGACGTGGAGATCGAGGCGGGCGCGTCGGTCTGGTACGGGGCGGTGTTGCGCGCCGATTACTCCCCGGTGATCGTGCGCACGGGGGCCAACGTGCAGGACGGTTCGGTGCTCCACGGCGGCCCCGGTTCCCACACCGAGATCGGTCCCGGCGCCACCGTGGCCCACTTGTGCGTCATCCACTCGGCCCTGTTGGGCGAGGAATGCCTGGTGGCCAACGGCGCCACCGTGCTCGACGGCGCCCGCATTGGGGCACGTGCGCTGGTGGCCGCCCACTCCCTGGTCTCGGCCGGCCAGTTCGTGCCCGAGGGGTTCCTGGTGGCGGGCGCGCCCGCCGAGGTGAAGCGCCCCGTCGAGGGGTCGCCCGCCGAGATGTGGGTGCGGATGAACCCGCCCGCCTACGCGGAGCTCGCTCAGCGGCACCTGCGCGGCATCACACGCATCGACTAG
- a CDS encoding flavin reductase family protein, giving the protein MPVKEGPVGPFPEGADPDEYDRRRRRVLWTMPGGLYVMGSRAGERRNGMTLNWAMQVSFDPKVVGVSVERDAFTAELVREGRVFSLNIVDREDRAIVRKFTKPVEVDAEARTLNGFSYHDGRTGAPILNQAVAYLDCELRQEVEVGNHTLFLGEIVDAGFQKPEDTPVLRMEDTRMNYGG; this is encoded by the coding sequence ATGCCTGTGAAGGAAGGACCAGTCGGCCCGTTCCCTGAAGGTGCCGACCCCGACGAGTACGACCGCCGCCGCCGCCGGGTGTTGTGGACCATGCCCGGCGGCCTCTACGTCATGGGCTCCCGGGCGGGGGAGCGGCGCAACGGCATGACGTTGAACTGGGCCATGCAGGTCAGCTTCGACCCCAAGGTCGTCGGCGTGAGCGTGGAGCGCGACGCGTTCACCGCCGAGCTGGTGAGGGAGGGCCGGGTATTCAGCCTCAACATCGTCGACCGCGAGGACCGGGCCATCGTGCGCAAGTTCACCAAGCCGGTAGAGGTGGATGCCGAAGCCCGCACCCTCAACGGCTTTTCGTACCACGACGGCCGCACCGGTGCGCCCATCCTCAACCAAGCCGTGGCCTACCTCGACTGCGAACTGCGCCAAGAGGTGGAGGTCGGCAACCACACGTTGTTCCTGGGCGAGATCGTCGACGCCGGCTTCCAGAAGCCCGAGGACACGCCGGTGCTCCGCATGGAGGACACCCGCATGAACTACGGCGGCTAG
- a CDS encoding RDD family protein: MTEAEPPYRPSAAELAARPPLPPSLAEDPVLPNGLVVSSYGQRFFGSVLDAVLLVVLLGIGYLAWAVWAWSRGTSPGKQVLRMRVVDARTGDDVTWGRMFVREFVLEILVFTVVSFFTLGLLGLIGSGLIFAGQWRQTAWDRMAKTVVVGVSR, encoded by the coding sequence ATGACCGAGGCCGAGCCGCCCTACCGCCCCAGTGCCGCAGAGCTGGCGGCCCGGCCCCCGCTGCCGCCGTCGCTGGCGGAAGACCCGGTGCTGCCGAACGGGCTCGTCGTGTCGTCGTACGGCCAGCGCTTCTTCGGCAGTGTGCTCGACGCCGTGCTGTTGGTCGTGCTCCTCGGGATCGGCTACCTGGCATGGGCAGTATGGGCCTGGAGCAGGGGCACCTCGCCGGGCAAGCAGGTGCTGCGCATGCGCGTGGTCGACGCCCGCACCGGCGACGACGTCACGTGGGGGCGCATGTTCGTGCGCGAGTTCGTGCTCGAGATCCTGGTCTTCACGGTCGTCTCGTTCTTCACCTTGGGCCTGCTCGGCCTCATCGGCAGCGGCCTGATCTTCGCCGGCCAGTGGCGGCAGACGGCGTGGGACCGCATGGCCAAGACCGTCGTGGTCGGGGTCAGTCGGTAG
- a CDS encoding proline dehydrogenase family protein, whose protein sequence is MASPRDADVTAFARRVAELGTGEEAHVFKMSWWTERMLGYAMSHPSFKTQLFRFVDVFPATSASGDADVLRHIDEYFEGGDTPKLMGLGIDLAERVPMGDHLSASMARRNITRMAQQFIVGSTASEAVDGLHRLWRQGSAFTCDLLGEKTVTEAEADRYAARVHELLSALLDAAPSWAPDDHLERDDLGPLPRVNVSLKPTALASLYSPLTREEGLAQAKGRLRPLLRLAAERGAFVYFDMEHYDVKDLTLELFRDLLDEPEFASLDAGVVVQAYLKDSVDDVAELIAWSSFRAMPVTVRLVKGAYWDAETITSTAEGWDPPVFQRKDETDANFERCTRLLHDHHGEVRAAFGSHNLRSLAYAVEYARAKGIPDTGYELQMLYGMAEPIQAAIRRLGFRLRIYAPVGELVPGMAYLVRRLLENTSNESFVRARFAERRDLDELLQAPNVDRIPPQEPPTVRPDTDPSSPGAYAHEPHAEWRRAEVRDAFGSAVSSARFGLDIPAVIDGKRVHTAARIESVDPASPSTVVATSASCGREEADAALAAACRQVERWRETPAAERAAVLFRAAAWMRHRRNELAALMLFEAGKPWKEADGDVCEAIDFCEYYSREMLRLDAGGSVESPPGEHNVLRYQGKGVGVVIAPWNFPLAIPTGMAVAALVAGNAVILKPAEQTPAIAYRLVEALEAGGLPPGVLGFLPGIGEDVGAYLVSHPDVSFVTFTGSKDVGLSIIKAAAVHGASQRHVKRVVAELGGKNAFLVDNDADLDQAVPAIAASAFGFAGQKCSAASRLIVVGDAYDATVERLVGYTSQLRIGHPRSPSVDVGPVIDADAWKRIDAVVDGAEGTVYLRRRDVPEEGWFIGPTIVGDVSTDSSLARDEVFGPVLTVFRADDFEHAVALANDTDYALTAGVMSRSPAHIRYAADKLRAGNVYVNRGTTGAVVGRQPFGGYGMSGVGSKAGGPDYLLQFLDPRVITENTLRQGFAPTD, encoded by the coding sequence ATGGCCTCGCCCCGTGACGCCGACGTGACGGCGTTCGCCCGTCGCGTGGCGGAGCTCGGCACGGGCGAGGAAGCCCACGTCTTCAAGATGTCGTGGTGGACCGAGCGCATGCTCGGCTACGCCATGTCGCACCCGTCGTTCAAGACCCAGTTGTTCCGCTTCGTCGATGTCTTCCCGGCCACCAGTGCCAGCGGCGACGCCGACGTGCTGCGCCACATCGACGAGTACTTCGAGGGCGGCGACACCCCCAAGCTCATGGGGCTCGGGATCGACCTGGCCGAGCGGGTGCCGATGGGCGACCACCTGTCGGCCTCGATGGCCCGTCGCAACATCACCCGCATGGCCCAGCAGTTCATCGTGGGCTCGACGGCCTCGGAGGCAGTCGACGGGCTGCACCGGCTGTGGCGGCAAGGCAGCGCCTTCACCTGCGACCTGCTGGGCGAGAAGACGGTGACCGAGGCCGAGGCCGACCGCTACGCGGCGAGGGTGCACGAGCTGCTGTCCGCATTGCTCGACGCCGCGCCGTCGTGGGCGCCCGACGACCACCTCGAACGCGACGACCTCGGGCCGCTGCCCCGCGTGAACGTCAGCCTCAAGCCCACCGCGCTGGCATCGCTGTACTCGCCGCTGACGCGGGAAGAGGGGCTGGCGCAGGCCAAAGGCCGGCTGCGCCCCTTGCTGCGCCTGGCCGCCGAACGGGGAGCCTTCGTCTACTTCGACATGGAGCACTACGACGTGAAGGACCTCACGTTGGAGTTGTTCCGCGACCTGCTCGACGAACCGGAGTTCGCCTCGCTCGACGCGGGCGTCGTCGTGCAGGCCTACCTCAAGGACTCGGTTGACGACGTGGCCGAGCTCATCGCCTGGTCGTCGTTCCGGGCCATGCCCGTCACTGTGCGCCTGGTGAAAGGCGCCTACTGGGACGCCGAGACCATCACCTCGACGGCCGAGGGATGGGACCCCCCGGTGTTCCAGCGCAAGGACGAGACCGACGCCAATTTCGAGCGGTGCACCCGTCTGCTGCACGACCACCACGGAGAGGTGCGGGCCGCCTTCGGCTCGCACAACCTGCGCTCGCTGGCCTACGCGGTGGAGTACGCCCGGGCCAAGGGCATCCCCGACACCGGCTACGAGCTGCAGATGCTCTACGGCATGGCCGAGCCCATCCAGGCGGCCATACGCCGGTTGGGGTTCCGCCTGCGCATCTACGCACCGGTGGGCGAGCTGGTGCCCGGCATGGCGTACCTGGTGCGGCGGCTGCTGGAGAACACGTCGAACGAGTCGTTCGTGCGGGCCCGCTTCGCTGAGAGGCGCGACCTCGACGAACTCCTGCAGGCTCCGAACGTCGACCGCATCCCGCCTCAGGAACCACCCACCGTGCGGCCCGACACCGACCCGAGTTCGCCGGGCGCCTATGCCCACGAGCCCCATGCCGAGTGGCGGCGGGCCGAGGTGCGCGACGCGTTCGGCTCGGCGGTGTCGTCGGCCCGTTTCGGGCTCGACATCCCCGCGGTGATCGACGGCAAGCGGGTGCACACCGCAGCGCGCATCGAGTCGGTCGACCCGGCGTCGCCCTCGACGGTCGTGGCCACCTCGGCGTCGTGTGGGCGGGAAGAAGCCGACGCCGCATTGGCCGCCGCCTGCCGCCAAGTGGAGCGGTGGCGGGAGACGCCTGCGGCCGAGCGGGCCGCCGTCCTCTTCCGGGCCGCCGCCTGGATGCGCCACCGGCGCAACGAACTGGCGGCCCTCATGCTCTTCGAAGCGGGCAAGCCGTGGAAGGAGGCCGACGGCGACGTCTGCGAGGCCATCGACTTCTGCGAGTACTACAGCCGGGAGATGCTGCGCCTCGACGCGGGCGGCTCCGTCGAGTCGCCGCCGGGCGAGCACAACGTGCTGCGCTACCAGGGCAAGGGCGTGGGCGTGGTCATCGCCCCGTGGAACTTCCCGTTGGCCATCCCCACGGGCATGGCCGTGGCTGCGCTGGTGGCGGGCAACGCGGTGATCCTCAAGCCCGCCGAGCAGACGCCGGCCATCGCCTACCGGTTGGTGGAAGCGCTCGAAGCGGGCGGGCTGCCCCCGGGCGTGCTCGGCTTCCTGCCCGGCATCGGCGAGGACGTGGGCGCCTACCTGGTGTCGCACCCCGACGTCTCGTTCGTCACCTTCACCGGCTCCAAGGACGTGGGGCTGTCGATCATCAAGGCGGCCGCCGTGCACGGCGCGAGCCAACGCCACGTCAAGCGGGTGGTAGCCGAGCTCGGCGGCAAGAACGCATTCCTCGTCGACAACGACGCCGACCTCGACCAAGCAGTGCCTGCCATCGCTGCATCGGCCTTCGGCTTCGCCGGGCAGAAGTGCTCGGCCGCCTCTCGGTTGATCGTGGTGGGCGACGCCTACGACGCCACCGTCGAGCGCTTGGTCGGCTACACCTCGCAGCTTCGCATCGGCCACCCCCGCTCGCCGTCGGTCGACGTGGGGCCGGTCATCGACGCCGACGCATGGAAGCGCATCGACGCGGTGGTCGACGGCGCCGAGGGCACGGTGTACCTACGACGGCGTGACGTGCCCGAGGAAGGTTGGTTCATCGGCCCCACCATCGTGGGCGACGTGTCGACCGACTCGTCGCTGGCCCGCGACGAGGTGTTCGGGCCGGTGCTGACGGTGTTCCGGGCCGACGACTTCGAACACGCCGTGGCCTTGGCCAACGACACCGACTACGCCCTCACGGCAGGGGTGATGTCGCGTTCGCCCGCCCACATCCGTTACGCGGCCGACAAGCTGCGGGCGGGCAACGTCTACGTCAACCGGGGCACCACCGGGGCGGTAGTGGGACGCCAGCCCTTCGGCGGCTACGGCATGTCGGGCGTGGGCTCCAAAGCCGGCGGCCCCGACTACCTCCTGCAGTTCCTCGACCCACGCGTGATCACCGAGAACACCTTGCGCCAAGGGTTCGCCCCTACCGACTGA
- a CDS encoding DUF3151 family protein: MSDAPVHLSSGLPETVLPPPPPEAAERLAAALAEPPERRRDAVASVVATFPRFVDGWARLGELGRDDIEAYACFRVGYHRGLDALRGAGWRGSGYVRWRHETNRGFLLALAGLRHAAAAIGEADEEDRCAVFLRQLDPDWGHGLAP; the protein is encoded by the coding sequence ATGTCGGACGCGCCTGTGCACCTGTCGAGCGGCTTGCCTGAGACGGTGCTCCCGCCTCCGCCCCCCGAAGCAGCCGAACGGTTGGCCGCCGCCTTGGCCGAACCTCCTGAGCGCCGACGCGACGCGGTGGCGTCGGTGGTGGCGACGTTCCCGCGCTTCGTCGACGGCTGGGCGCGCCTCGGCGAGTTGGGCCGCGACGACATCGAGGCCTACGCCTGCTTCCGGGTGGGCTACCACCGCGGCCTCGACGCCTTGCGTGGTGCCGGGTGGCGGGGCTCGGGCTACGTGCGCTGGCGCCACGAGACCAACCGCGGCTTCCTCTTGGCTTTGGCCGGCCTGCGCCACGCGGCCGCTGCGATAGGCGAGGCCGACGAAGAGGATCGGTGCGCAGTCTTCCTGCGCCAGCTCGACCCCGACTGGGGGCATGGCCTCGCCCCGTGA
- a CDS encoding HIT family protein produces MAAIVGSPFTVPRSCVFCAIRDGDLPAHLVLDEPHALAFLDTTPLFPGHVLLVPRTHYDTFPDVPADEVGPLFATAQRLAVAVRDAMEAQGTFVAMNNVVSQSVPHLHVHVVPRTKGDGLRGFFWPRTKYASADEADGVAARIREFLGTG; encoded by the coding sequence ATGGCAGCGATCGTAGGCTCGCCGTTCACCGTGCCTCGTTCATGTGTGTTCTGTGCCATCCGCGACGGCGACCTGCCCGCCCACCTCGTGCTCGACGAGCCGCATGCGCTGGCGTTCCTCGACACCACCCCGCTCTTCCCCGGCCACGTGCTGTTGGTACCGCGCACGCACTACGACACGTTTCCGGACGTGCCCGCCGACGAAGTGGGGCCGCTGTTCGCCACCGCGCAGCGTCTCGCCGTCGCCGTGCGCGATGCCATGGAGGCCCAGGGCACGTTCGTGGCCATGAACAACGTGGTGAGCCAATCGGTCCCCCACCTGCACGTGCACGTGGTGCCGCGTACGAAGGGCGACGGGCTTCGCGGCTTCTTCTGGCCCCGCACGAAGTACGCATCGGCGGACGAAGCGGACGGCGTGGCCGCCCGAATCAGAGAATTCCTAGGCACGGGCTAG
- a CDS encoding L,D-transpeptidase, whose translation MARRTTLVAALVAVLTLLGGMPLAMGIPTQRPPESRRAGPSTPGQQPTREWKRPPKDNGPPLPAGSGSGRRIVYSVTQQRVWLVDNVPANHIEKSYLVSGRAGTPSAGTYRVYSKSRYSTSGSLRLEYMVRFAHGRTLAIGFHSIPQRPDGSLVQSEAELGQYRSSGCVRQRLSDAAYLWNFAPVGTTVVVTR comes from the coding sequence ATGGCACGGCGAACGACGTTGGTGGCGGCCCTGGTCGCCGTCCTCACTCTCCTGGGCGGCATGCCGCTGGCCATGGGCATCCCCACGCAACGCCCGCCCGAGAGCCGGCGCGCGGGCCCGTCCACACCGGGCCAGCAGCCCACCCGTGAGTGGAAGCGGCCGCCCAAGGACAACGGCCCGCCGCTGCCCGCCGGCTCGGGCAGCGGCCGGCGCATCGTCTACTCGGTCACACAGCAGCGGGTGTGGCTGGTCGACAACGTGCCGGCCAACCACATCGAGAAGTCGTACCTGGTGTCGGGCCGGGCGGGCACGCCGAGCGCAGGCACCTACCGGGTGTATTCGAAGTCGCGGTACTCGACAAGCGGCTCGCTGCGCCTGGAGTACATGGTGCGCTTCGCCCACGGCCGCACACTGGCGATCGGCTTCCACTCGATACCGCAACGGCCCGACGGATCGTTGGTGCAGAGCGAGGCGGAATTGGGCCAGTACCGCAGCAGCGGCTGCGTGCGGCAGCGCTTGAGCGACGCCGCTTACCTCTGGAACTTCGCGCCGGTCGGCACCACCGTCGTCGTCACCCGGTGA
- the tyrS gene encoding tyrosine--tRNA ligase yields the protein MSGLFEDLQWRGLVHQTTDADLPKLIDNDSLTVYIGFDPTADSLHVGHLLQMCTLRRFQQAGHRPISLAGGGTGMIGDPGGKSEERNLLTREQLTANLEAIRAQLGRFLDFEAGAMLLDNGEWLWSIPLLDFLRDIGKHFTVNQMVAKESVRARLEDREQGISFTEFSYMLLQAYDFLRLFDDHGCRLQMGGSDQWGNITMGVDLIRRLRGEHAYGLTSPLVLKADGTKFGKTESGAVWLDPAKTTPYAFYQYFVRSEDAVVGQYLRYFTWLSHEEIEALDAATAEHPERREAQRTLAREVTALVHGADEAAKAEHAAAVLFTDEIASLDEATLLSVLADAPSATVAAGASLVDALVATGLSGSKGDARRALQQKGIYVNGRQQSEDRELARDDALHDRFVVLRRGKRELALVVLTG from the coding sequence ATGAGTGGGCTGTTCGAAGACTTGCAGTGGCGCGGGCTCGTGCATCAGACGACCGACGCCGACCTGCCGAAGCTGATCGACAACGACTCGCTCACCGTCTACATCGGGTTCGACCCCACCGCCGACAGCCTGCACGTCGGCCACCTGCTGCAGATGTGCACGCTGCGCCGCTTCCAGCAGGCAGGCCACCGGCCCATCTCCTTGGCGGGCGGCGGCACCGGCATGATCGGCGACCCCGGCGGCAAGTCGGAGGAGCGCAACCTGCTCACCCGCGAGCAGCTCACCGCCAACCTCGAGGCCATCCGCGCCCAACTCGGCCGCTTCCTCGACTTCGAGGCGGGCGCCATGCTGCTCGACAACGGCGAGTGGTTGTGGTCGATCCCGCTGCTCGACTTCCTGCGCGACATCGGCAAGCACTTCACGGTGAACCAGATGGTGGCCAAGGAATCGGTGCGGGCCCGCCTGGAGGACCGCGAGCAGGGGATCTCGTTCACCGAGTTCAGCTACATGCTGTTGCAGGCCTACGACTTCCTCCGCCTGTTCGACGACCACGGCTGCCGCCTGCAGATGGGCGGCAGCGACCAGTGGGGCAACATCACCATGGGCGTCGACCTCATCCGCCGCCTCCGGGGCGAACACGCCTACGGGCTCACCTCGCCGCTGGTGCTCAAGGCCGACGGCACCAAGTTCGGCAAGACCGAGTCGGGCGCGGTGTGGCTCGATCCGGCCAAGACCACGCCGTATGCCTTCTACCAATACTTCGTTCGCAGCGAGGACGCCGTCGTCGGCCAGTACCTGCGCTACTTCACCTGGCTGTCGCACGAGGAGATCGAAGCCCTCGACGCCGCCACTGCCGAGCACCCGGAGCGCCGAGAGGCGCAACGCACGCTGGCTCGCGAGGTGACGGCGCTGGTGCACGGGGCCGACGAAGCAGCCAAGGCCGAGCACGCGGCGGCCGTGCTGTTCACCGACGAGATCGCCTCACTCGACGAAGCCACCCTGCTGTCGGTGCTGGCCGACGCACCCTCGGCCACCGTCGCCGCGGGCGCGTCGTTGGTCGACGCGCTGGTCGCAACGGGCCTGTCGGGGTCGAAGGGCGATGCCCGCCGGGCCTTGCAGCAGAAGGGCATCTACGTCAACGGCCGCCAGCAGAGCGAGGACCGCGAGCTCGCACGCGACGACGCCCTGCACGACCGGTTCGTGGTGCTGCGACGGGGCAAGCGGGAGCTCGCCCTCGTGGTGCTCACCGGGTGA